From a single Nicotiana tabacum cultivar K326 chromosome 8, ASM71507v2, whole genome shotgun sequence genomic region:
- the LOC107804029 gene encoding peroxidase 3-like — protein sequence MATFSSLGFLMLFFVGILGSSHGQLQLNFYSKSFPKAEKIIQNYVQKHIPNAPSLAAALLRMHFHDCFVRGCDASVLLNSTKSTGNQTEKVAIPNQTLRGFSFIDGRSITGRRDGRISNASEALADIPAPTSNFTRLQSSFAKKGLDLKDLVLLSGAHTIGVSHCPSFSSRLYNFTGTFGTQDPSLDSEYAANLKAKKCKSVNDNTTIVEMDPGSFRTFDLSYFKLLLKRRGLFQSDAALTTSSTTKSYINQLVKGSLKEFYAEFAQAMEKMGRIEVKTGSNGEIRKQCALVNQ from the exons ATGGCTACATTTAGCTCTTTGGGTTTTCTAATGTTATTTTTTGTAGGAATCTTAGGGTCTAGCCATGGCCAGTTACAACTCAACTTCTATAGCAAGAgcttcccaaaagcagaaaagATTATTCAAAACTATGTCCAGAAGCACATTCCTAACGCTCCGTCTCTTGCAGCTGCCTTACTCAGAATGCATTTTCATGATTGCTTTGTCAgg GGCTGTGATGCTTCTGTGCTCCTGAATTCGACTAAGAGTACGGGAAATCAGACTGAAAAAGTGGCAATCCCAAATCAAACACTGAGAGGATTCTCATTTATTGATG GGAGGTCCATAACTGGTAGAAGAGATGGAAGAATATCAAATGCCTCAGAAGCCTTAGCAGACATTCCAGCTCCAACTAGTAACTTCACCAGACTCCAGTCATCTTTTGCCAAGAAGGGTCTTGATCTAAAAGACTTGGTCCTTTTGTCTG GTGCTCACACTATTGGAGTTTCTCATTGCCCATCATTTTCCTCACGTCTGTACAATTTCACTGGAACTTTTGGTACTCAAGATCCATCTTTGGACAGTGAATATGCGGCCAATCTTaaggccaaaaaatgcaaatcCGTTAATGATAATACCACAATAGTCGAGATGGACCCTGGTAGTTTTAGGACATTTGATCTTAGCTACTTCAAGCTTTTGCTCAAGAGGAGAGGTTTGTTCCAATCTGATGCAGCCTTAACGACGAGTTCTACGACAAAGTCATACATCAACCAACTTGTAAAAGGATCACTCAAAGAGTTCTATGCTGAATTTGCTCAAGCCATGGAAAAAATGGGGAGAATTGAAGTGAAGACAGGTTCTAATGGTGAAATTAGAAAGCAATGTGCACTTGTGAATCAATAG